A single Arcobacter sp. FWKO B DNA region contains:
- the icmH gene encoding type IVB secretion system protein IcmH/DotU, whose translation MDNKTVLVPVSSNGNKLTSFTPIQKSVVDTANLTKQKHFFQNLNDNEIHYANNIIISFAKPIFQKLDFLLHQYDVDNTTEIYYEFIELIDNFAKNTSSFGLDNNQLYIARYILCTFLDELISTTFWGKNNEWSNNSLLVHYYHETYGGEKFFQLLSKLLVAPAENIHLLELMYICISLGFEGKYRIQSKGKMELDLIRENLYKQIKMTTSKNSTKFYTNASGAQYQESFFYKASYWLIAGVASLCFILIYSLFSISLNYNEDNLLAMIEKEKIKLELMQTRTQKSNENNILNAKENHDTQD comes from the coding sequence ATGGATAACAAAACAGTTTTAGTTCCAGTATCAAGTAATGGTAATAAACTAACAAGTTTTACACCAATTCAAAAAAGTGTTGTTGATACTGCCAATTTAACTAAGCAAAAACATTTTTTTCAAAATCTTAATGACAATGAAATACACTATGCCAATAACATAATTATTTCATTTGCAAAACCAATATTTCAAAAACTAGACTTTTTATTACACCAATATGATGTGGATAATACAACAGAAATTTATTATGAATTTATTGAATTGATAGATAACTTTGCCAAAAACACTTCATCTTTTGGACTTGATAACAACCAGCTATATATTGCTAGATATATACTTTGTACTTTTTTGGATGAATTAATTAGCACAACCTTTTGGGGTAAGAACAACGAATGGTCAAATAACAGCTTACTTGTCCACTATTACCACGAAACATATGGTGGTGAGAAATTTTTTCAATTACTCTCAAAATTATTGGTTGCTCCAGCTGAAAATATACATTTATTAGAATTAATGTATATATGTATTTCATTAGGATTTGAAGGGAAATACAGAATCCAATCAAAAGGCAAAATGGAACTTGACTTGATTAGAGAAAATTTATATAAACAAATTAAAATGACTACATCTAAAAATAGCACTAAATTTTATACAAATGCCTCTGGTGCACAATATCAAGAAAGTTTTTTTTATAAGGCATCTTATTGGCTAATTGCTGGAGTTGCATCACTTTGTTTTATTCTAATTTATTCACTTTTTAGCATCTCTTTAAATTATAACGAAGATAATTTATTAGCTATGATTGAAAAAGAAAAAATAAAACTTGAATTAATGCAAACAAGAACACAAAAATCAAATGAAAACAACATTCTAAATGCAAAGGAAAATCATGATACACAAGATTAA
- the tssK gene encoding type VI secretion system baseplate subunit TssK has product MTNQTVWTEGLFLRPQHFQQSDRFIEYQLNNRTQEAQANNFGFYDLQIDMQFLNSGIFAINKAHGIMPDGTFFYLDTKEYNLSINLTPSDSGKMIYLAIAQNIGLIDNISFETNNTKPTRMIATRINDIPNTNFGENTLCELLVSKYNFLLVKGEDLNDGYIKLPIAKIGNVTSSNIISLDNDFLSIYLHFGNSQYLMSQIKEIHNIIEFRVDKLSNKLIDMSVQISELSDYLLLQLLNKYYTKLEFYISQYKIHPQIIFLELYTFASELSVFMKKERKLNKRFAYTHLNLKSTYLDLFNEIKDMLSMVLEQNSVQIDVEKRKYGIYVAKIDDKSLLQDGTFIFSVSANISQDKLKKILIDNLKIGTIETIRDLVNYHLAGYKIKSLSTSPRQIPHKVNNLYFQIEFTTEDKTTLNKSGGLAFHLASEIENIEYDLWVIKNKTLKKRG; this is encoded by the coding sequence ATGACAAATCAAACAGTTTGGACTGAGGGACTTTTTCTAAGACCACAACATTTTCAACAATCAGATAGGTTTATAGAGTACCAACTAAATAATAGAACTCAAGAAGCTCAAGCTAATAATTTCGGTTTTTACGATTTGCAAATAGATATGCAGTTTTTAAATTCTGGGATATTTGCTATCAACAAAGCACATGGTATTATGCCTGATGGTACATTTTTTTATTTAGATACAAAAGAATACAATTTATCTATAAATCTCACACCATCAGATTCTGGAAAAATGATTTATTTAGCTATTGCTCAAAATATAGGACTTATAGACAATATTTCATTTGAAACAAACAATACTAAACCAACAAGAATGATTGCCACGAGAATAAACGATATTCCAAATACTAATTTTGGAGAAAATACGCTATGTGAATTATTGGTTTCTAAATATAATTTTTTACTAGTAAAAGGTGAAGATCTTAATGATGGATATATCAAACTTCCTATAGCAAAAATAGGAAATGTTACATCTTCAAATATTATTTCACTTGATAATGATTTTTTATCAATATATTTACATTTTGGAAATAGTCAATACCTAATGTCACAAATTAAAGAAATACACAATATAATTGAGTTTAGGGTAGACAAGTTATCCAATAAGCTTATAGATATGTCTGTTCAAATATCAGAACTTAGTGATTATTTATTATTGCAACTACTAAATAAATATTATACAAAACTTGAGTTTTACATATCACAGTATAAAATTCACCCACAAATTATCTTTTTAGAATTGTATACTTTTGCATCAGAACTATCTGTATTTATGAAAAAAGAGAGAAAGCTGAACAAAAGATTCGCATATACTCATCTTAATTTAAAGTCTACTTATCTAGATCTTTTTAATGAAATCAAAGATATGCTTAGCATGGTACTAGAGCAAAATAGTGTACAAATTGATGTTGAAAAAAGGAAATATGGCATATATGTTGCCAAAATAGATGATAAATCTTTACTGCAAGATGGAACTTTTATATTTAGTGTATCTGCTAATATTTCTCAAGACAAACTCAAAAAAATTCTTATTGACAATCTTAAAATAGGAACAATTGAAACAATTAGAGACTTGGTAAATTATCACCTAGCTGGATACAAAATAAAATCATTATCAACATCGCCAAGACAAATTCCACATAAAGTCAATAATTTATATTTTCAAATTGAATTTACTACTGAAGACAAAACGACGCTAAACAAATCTGGTGGACTTGCATTTCATCTTGCATCAGAGATAGAAAATATTGAGTATGACTTATGGGTAATTAAAAATAAAACCTTAAAAAAGAGAGGGTAA